A genomic stretch from Haloferax sp. Atlit-12N includes:
- a CDS encoding S9 family peptidase, which yields MRTYDIERYLNIRSAYGASFSADGERLSFLMDTTGVPQVWTVDSPGAWPEQRTFYEERVTFASWSPERPELAFGMDKGGNERAQLFRLEPDTGVIENLTEHPDAKHRWGGWSHDGERFAFTSNRRDNAVFDVYVQARDGSGTDAELVHEGDGWLTVGGFSPDDSKLIVQEAYSNFDQDVSVLDLATGELTHLTPHQGTVRFQSPEWGPDGENVYMVTDRGSDTLELVRYELASGEFTTVETGGDHELEGISIDHDSRRLVYSRNVEGYTELTFGELTAPDRIDALPQPDLPNGVAGGVSFSPDGERAAVTVTASADTANVYVVELATGDAERWTLAATAGIPRDTFVPPELVRYPTFDGRDIPAFFTLPEESPEGETPVIVDIHGGPESQRRPSFSSVKQYFLSRGYAYFEPNVRGSAGYGKAYGHLDDVENRMDSVADIEAAVEWLHDHPAVDPDEIVAMGGSYGGFMVLAAMTEYPDLWAAGVDIVGIANFVTFLENTGDWRRELREAEYGSLEDDREFLESISPINNVEKIRAPLFVLHGENDPRVPVSEAHQLVEEAREHAHVRELIFDDEGHGFSKLENRIEAYSQIADFLDEYVRSAPAADD from the coding sequence ATGCGAACGTACGACATCGAGCGCTACCTGAACATCAGGAGCGCCTACGGCGCGTCCTTCTCGGCCGACGGCGAGCGCCTGTCGTTCCTCATGGACACGACGGGCGTCCCGCAGGTCTGGACGGTCGATTCGCCCGGCGCGTGGCCCGAACAGCGGACGTTCTACGAGGAGCGCGTCACCTTCGCCTCGTGGTCGCCCGAGCGCCCCGAACTCGCCTTCGGCATGGACAAAGGCGGCAACGAGCGCGCGCAGTTGTTCCGACTCGAACCCGACACCGGCGTCATCGAGAACCTGACCGAACACCCGGACGCCAAGCACCGCTGGGGCGGCTGGAGCCACGACGGCGAGCGGTTCGCGTTCACCTCGAACCGCCGCGACAACGCCGTCTTCGACGTGTACGTGCAGGCCCGAGACGGGAGCGGCACCGACGCCGAACTCGTCCACGAGGGCGACGGCTGGCTCACCGTCGGCGGCTTCTCGCCCGACGACTCGAAGCTCATCGTCCAGGAGGCGTACTCGAACTTCGACCAGGACGTGTCGGTCCTCGACCTCGCCACGGGCGAGTTGACCCACCTCACGCCGCATCAGGGGACAGTCCGCTTCCAGAGTCCCGAGTGGGGTCCCGACGGCGAGAACGTCTACATGGTGACCGACCGCGGGAGCGACACGCTCGAACTCGTCCGATACGAACTCGCCTCCGGGGAGTTCACGACCGTCGAGACCGGCGGCGACCACGAACTGGAGGGCATCAGCATCGACCACGACTCGCGGCGACTCGTCTACTCGCGGAACGTCGAGGGGTACACCGAACTCACCTTCGGCGAACTCACCGCGCCCGACCGCATCGACGCGCTCCCCCAGCCTGACCTGCCGAACGGCGTCGCCGGCGGCGTCTCGTTCTCCCCGGACGGCGAGCGCGCCGCGGTCACCGTCACGGCTAGCGCCGACACCGCCAACGTCTACGTGGTCGAGTTGGCCACGGGCGACGCCGAAAGGTGGACGCTCGCGGCGACGGCGGGCATCCCCCGCGATACGTTCGTCCCGCCCGAACTCGTCCGGTACCCGACGTTCGACGGCCGCGACATCCCGGCGTTCTTCACGCTCCCCGAGGAGTCGCCCGAGGGCGAGACCCCCGTCATCGTGGACATCCACGGCGGACCCGAGTCCCAGCGCCGGCCGTCGTTCTCGTCGGTCAAGCAGTACTTCCTCTCGCGGGGCTACGCCTACTTCGAGCCGAACGTCCGCGGCTCCGCGGGCTACGGGAAGGCCTACGGCCACCTCGACGACGTGGAAAACCGGATGGACTCCGTCGCCGACATCGAGGCGGCCGTCGAGTGGCTCCACGACCACCCGGCTGTCGACCCGGACGAAATCGTCGCCATGGGCGGCTCGTACGGCGGATTCATGGTGCTCGCGGCGATGACCGAGTACCCAGACCTCTGGGCCGCCGGCGTCGATATCGTCGGCATCGCCAACTTCGTGACGTTCCTCGAAAACACGGGCGATTGGCGGCGCGAACTCCGCGAGGCGGAGTACGGGTCGCTCGAAGACGACCGCGAGTTCCTCGAATCCATCTCGCCCATCAACAACGTCGAGAAGATTCGCGCGCCGCTTTTCGTCCTCCACGGCGAGAACGACCCGCGGGTGCCGGTCAGCGAGGCCCACCAGCTCGTCGAGGAGGCGAGGGAACACGCCCACGTCCGGGAACTCATCTTCGACGACGAGG